The Candidatus Bathyarchaeia archaeon genomic interval TGATCGAACAGGCGGCCCACCGGGCTGCCAATCAGGTAGATCATGGCGATGAAGTTGGCCTCGTTCCGGTAGCCGCGTGCGCGTGACCGAGCCGCCTGGAACAAGCCGTTCATCCCTTCCAGTCGTGCGTTGGTCAGTCCCGAGATCCACCGCCTGACTACCGCGTCGGCGTGCCGCTCCAGCGTCGCCAGGGCCTTCCCCATCGGCTTCAGGAGAGGCTTCTCCGAGACCGCCGCCTTCATGACCTTGAGGTAGTTCGTGATACGCCACCGAGCCGCTCGCGGCGTCGGGGCCTTCTGGATCCAGCGCAGCTTCTCCTTGATCACCCAGGCATCGGACGTGGCGCTCTGGTCGG includes:
- a CDS encoding transposase; its protein translation is DQSATSDAWVIKEKLRWIQKAPTPRAARWRITNYLKVMKAAVSEKPLLKPMGKALATLERHADAVVRRWISGLTNARLEGMNGLFQAARSRARGYRNEANFIAMIYLIGSPVGRLFDQAKST